In Thermococcus gorgonarius, the genomic window CTATGTTGTCCATGTTGTTCGGGTCGGCAAACTTAAAGCCACCGCCAATGATCCCAGCGCTCATGAGTATCAGGAAGAGAGTGATGAGGCCGTATATACTCTGGGTCATTGGCAGGCCTTCCAGTATCAGAGCGTTCCTGAAGTTCTTTTCATCCTCTGCAACCGCTCCGGCAGCTGCTGCACCCGCAACTCCAACACCAAAGGCCGAGGCGGCTCCGGCAAGACCCGCCGCAAGGGCTGCTCCAAGGGATACGTAAACTATCGGATCCATTTTCCAGACACCTCCATCTTTTCATGCGTTTTCAACCTTAAGCGTTACCTCCGACACCTCCCTCCGGGACTTGAAGGGCTCGAAGGGCTTCCCCTCCCCGGAGTAGAAGGTGCCAAAGAACTCCACGTAGTGAAGGCGGAGAGAGTGAACAAATGCACCGAGTGCGTTTATAGCTGTTGAAAATATCTGCCCTCCAAAGAACAAAATCACGCCAATTATTGGCCCTATGTAGAGGGTCTTTACTCCCCAGATCATCTGAACCAGGACGTTTATGACCATCGCTATTCCACCGGTTGCAAGGGCAAGGGCCATTAAACGGGCGTAACTGAGCCAGGTTCCCACGAAACCGAAGAAGTCCGAGATTATCATCAGGGCCGCTAGGCCGCCGTTGTTCACTATCTCACCGATGGCGAAGAGGACTAAGCCCGTCCCAAAGAGAACCTTAGCAGAGCTAACGAAGGCCGGGACGTTCTTTCCTGTTGCGAACAGGGCTATTGCCAGTATTACGAGCATCCATGGAAGCTGGTCGAGGAGAGCTCCCTTCCTGTCACCGTTCTTCCACTTGACAATGAAGCCGAGGGTGTATCCAACGAAGAGATGGGCGAGACCAACGGCCAGGGCAAGTATGAGGACGAACATTGGATCCCTGAGTGGGTCAGCTATGCGCCACATCTGGAAGTCTGGATTTCCCGTCAGGGCCGCGCCCACTACGTCCAGCGCGTTCCCGAAGTAACTGCCGAATAGAGCGCCCATGAGCATCGTGAAGAACGAGCTCCAGAGGAGAGTGTAGGAGAACTTGTAGGTTCCGTCGTTGAACTTCCTGTGCCCTTTGACCAGCAGTGCAGCGACTATTCCAACGATGAGGCCGTACAGGAAGTCCGTGAGCATAAAGCCGAAGAAGAATGAGTACGTGAAAGCTATCAGCGGTGTCGGGTCGATCTCGTCGTACTTTGGAACGCCGTACATCTCGGTGAGCATCTCAAAGGGCCTGGCCCAGCCGGGGTTGTTAAGCTTTATCGGGATCTCATCGAGTTCTTCTTTAGCTGGCTCCCTGAAGTTAACGTAGGCTTTTCCATCTGTTACCTTAAGGATTCCTTCCCTTACTTTCTCAGCGTCAGCTTTTGGAACCCATCCGGTCAGACCGAATGTCATGTTCGTCCTTGCGAGCATTCCCAAGACGTTGGCCTTGTTTCTCTCGTTCTCAACAAGCTCAAGGTAGAACTTTACATCCTCGTAGTACTTCACCGCAAGCTCTCTGGCAAGTTTGTGTACTTCCTCAAGCTCTCTCTCCTTCTTACCAAGTTCCTCAGAGTATTTGCGAATAAGTTCTGCGGGTGTCCCCTCCCCCTCGGGAACATCGATTTTTTCAAAGGAGTGCTTGGCGAGGATCGGATTTATTTTGTTGTAGTCCCTAGAGAGAAAGGCAATTGCCAGAAGAACTGTGTCACCCTCCTCTTTAGGAACCATGACAATTTTACCGGAGGTTGCGTTTTCAAGCTCTTCCCTGAGAGAGGAAAGCCTGTTTCTGTCGATCGAACCGACCAGCACCTCCACCATTCCAGAGTGCCTTAGGTACGAGACATCAAGATTGAAAGCCGAAAGCCTCTCAAGGGTTCTAATGACGTCCTTTATCCTCTCGATCTCGGTGTTTATGGAACTCATCCTCGTTTCAACTTCCTTAACTTTAGGCTCGACTTCGGACAGGAACTTTTCTGTGTCCTTAATGAGTTTTTCTATGCCCTCGTAGGTATACTCACGCCTTTTCGGCATTTGGGGGAATAGGAAATCCTTTATTCCACCTTTTCCGCTGGGAAGGTGGGATTTAAGAAACTCGGCTATTCTTGACATAGTTATGCTGTACGAGGCGGCCCTGCGGTAGAACTCGTTGGGGGCATCTCTCTGAGCTATAGGAATGTCGGCCTCCCTGATCTCAACAACACCCGCCTCGTGGAGATAGGTGAGAAGCCTGTCCCTGTACCGTTCAAGACTTATTACCTCGACTTTGAGCATCGGAGCAGGCCGAAACATACTCAACTCCCTCTCACAAGTTCTAAGGCAATGGCGACGGCATTCTCAAAATTCTGAGTTGCTTTGATTTTCATGTTCTCTATCTCTTCCTCGCCCTCAGAGAGAATTCTCTTTGCCTCTTCCTCTCCCTCTTTCCGGGCATTTTCTACGAGCTTCTCGCCCTCAGCCCTGGCCTTAGCCAAAATCTCTTCCTCAATCGCGCGTGCATCTTCCTTTGCTTTTTCAATTATTTTCTTGGCCTCTTCCTTTGCTCGTTCTATTTTCTCTTCCGCCTCTTTTTCGGCATCGACAATGCGCTTGATGATCTCCTCCATGATCGGCCCCCCGTGATAGTTGAAAACAGTCCACCGTTCCGCTTTGGCTAGCCTAATTGTCTTTAAATAATTTGTGGTCTAACCGGAAGTGAGATAAAAAAAGGCCTCAAAAAACAGGTGGGGTGGTGAAAGATGAAAGACCTTGACGTGATCGGAATTGGCAATTTAAACTACGACATAATAATGCTTGTAGACCACTTTCCGGAATTCCACGAGAAGGTTAACGCCGAAAAGGCCTTCTTCGGCCTCGGGGGAGCGGCCGGAAATACAATAACCTGGCTGGCCCATATGGGTCTGAGAACAGGCTTCATCGGCGCCGTTGGGAACGACGAGATGGGTGAGGTCCACATCAGGTACTTCAGGAGAATAGGTGTGGACACGTCCAGAATAAGGGTTGTTAATGAGCCCTCGGGTATCGCGGTGTCGATTATTCACGGCGAGGACAAGAGAATAGTGAAGTACCCGGGGGCAAACAGGTTCAAAATCCTCGATAGGGAGTACATAGCCAGAGCCAGGCTGATACACCTCTCGTCCAACCCCGTTGAGACAATCAGAGAGGCCGTATCCATGGCAAAAGACGTTGGAACCCTTGTTTCTGTGGATATAGGTGAGGCAGAACTTCCGAAGGAAGTCGAAGAAAGAATAGACTACCTCATGATGAACGAGGACGAGTACCGGAGAAAATACGGCTCCCTGGACTTAAGCATCTGCCGGGCAAAAAATCTAGTGGTAACCCTGAACGGCGGTGGTGCGCTGATAAGGGGGGAGGACGGAGAGGAGAAGGAAATAAGGGGGCTTAGCGCCGAGGTAATAGACTCAACCGGGGCGGGGGACTCATTCGCGGCCGGAGTAATATACGGAGTCCTGAAGGGCTGGTCCCTGGAGGAGTCGGCCAAGTTGGGAATGTTGCTGGCTTACTTTACCGTCCAGAAGGTTGGTGCAAGGAGTGCAGTGATGCCGCTGGAGAAGATCGTGGAGGAAAGCAAAAGGCTGGGTCTTAATCTACCATTTAGTATGACCTGAGACAATGTTTTTCACGTGTTTTACCAGAGTATCGAGAAGATGCCCCTGCATCAACTCACTCTTCCCAAGAGGAATCTTTATTTAGGGTATCCCCACCAAATATCGTTGACTTCAACGCCCCTCATCGGAGGGTGGATTTGGAATAATCAAAAGCAGGTCTTCAGGGGAACCCTTAAAAATCCAAAGCCGAAGGGGATTAAGAGCTCAAGGCCCCGGAGGTGAAGCCAGTTGGAAATAGTCATTGACAACTTTAAACCCAAGGTAACCCGACCGTTTAAGAGAAAAAACGAGTACTGGATCAAGCTCATCCTTCCTGAGGGAGAGGAATACATAATGAAGTTCAAGAGTCCCCTGGAGGCAGAAGACGCTATATACGGCATGCTGGATGACCTCCAGGTCTACGGAGGCAAGGTAAAGCTGAAACTAAGGGAAGGAAACGTGATAGAAAAAATAGAGGTTCTCGAACTTTACAAGCCCTCGGCAAAGGAGCTCGTTGAGGAGTACTTCGGGGGCTGATCATCCTATTTTCCCCACGATCTTCTCAGCATCATCCAGTATCTTCTCCTCGTCCAAGGTCAGAACTTCCCTGTCGAGCATCAGGATTTTTCCATCTACTATAGTTGTCTCGACGTCGTTTCCGTTCGCTGAGTAAACGAGATGGCTGATAACGTTGTTTATCGGCCTTAGATGGGGCTGATTGAAGTCGATTATCGCCAAGTCAGCGAGATAGCCCTCCTTTATTATGCCAGCCTTTATTCCGAGTGCCCTTGCCCCGTTGAGTGTCGCCATTTTGAAGACTGTTTTCGCATCGGCCACCGTTGGATCGAGGTTGTGAACCTTGTGGAGAAGTGCCGCCAGCTTCATCTCCTCCAGCATGTCGAGGTTGTTGTTGCTTGCAGCCCCGTCCGTCCCAAGACCGACGTTTACGCCCGCGTTGATGAGCTTTTGAAGGGGCATGACTCCGCTGGCAAGCTTCATATTGCTGCCGGGGTTGTGGGCAACGGTAACGCCGTTCCTTGCCAGAATTTGGATGTCCCTGCTGTCGAGCCAGACGCCGTGCGCTATTATAACGTCGCTTCCAAGGAAGCCGATGTCGTCAAGGAGAACGACTGGACTCTTCCCATAGCGCTCGGTTATCTGGCCTATCTCAGCCATCGTCTCGCTCACGTGGATGGTTATCAGCCTGTTGTGCTCGCTCGCGAGCCTTCTGACCTCTTTCAGCAGGGCTATCGAGCAGGTGTAGGGCGCGTGCGGTCCGAAGACAAACTGAACCCTCTCGGAGTTCAGCTTTTCTATAGATTTCATCTCTCTGAGGGCTTCTTTTATCTCCTTCTCGGTCTTCTCCGGGTCGCCGAGATCTATCATGCCGTAGCTGAGGTAACCTCTAAGGCCGGAATCGAGAACCGCTTCCGCAACGGCATCCATGTGGAAGTACATGTCGAGGAAGGTAGTAGTGCCCGTCTTGATCATCTCGAGGGCACCGAGATAAGCCCCGACCTTGATGTATTCAGGGGTAAGCTTTGCCTCTCTCGGCCAGATGTGGTTCTGGAGCCAGTCCATGAGGGGGAGATCGTCTGCCAGGCCCCTGAGGAGGCCCATAGGGGAATGAGTGTGGAGGTTGATGAAACCTGGAGAGACCACCCTTCCACTCGCATCTATGACAGTATCAGCGGACTCGTTTATACCCTTCCTGACCTCGGCTATACTGTTTCCCTCGATGAGGACGTCGGCCTTAACTATCTCGAAGTCCTCGCCGTAGATTACGTACCCGTTCCTGATGAGAATGCTCATTGTTATCACCCGGTTTCCTTTTGAAAAGGTATGTTTCCGATGGAAGTTAAAAAGGTTGGGGGAAGAAAGTTTGAGGAGAAGAGGTCAGACGAACATGCTCTTCAGCACGTCGGCACAGCCGCACTTCCTCTCCTCGGGAATGCGCGGGATGGCCTTCTTGAGCAGTTCCTGAACCTTGTAGTTGTTCTCGGCCATGACCTTGAGCACTTCCTGTGCGTCCACAGGCTTCTCGGCCCAGACGTCGTAGTCGGTAACGGTGGCAATGTTGACGTAGCACATTCCCAACTCGCGGGCGAGATTGACCTCGGGAACCAGAGTCATTCCTATGATGTGGGCGTACTGCCTGAACATGAAGCTCTCAGCCCTCGTCGAGAAGCGCGGGCCTTCAATGCAGACGTAGGTGCCCTTTTCGTGGACGGGGAAGCCCAGCTCTTTAGCTGTCTCGTAGAATATCTTCCTCATCTCGGGGCAGAAGGGGTCGGCCATAGAGACGTGAGCAACCCTTGGCCCGTTGTAGAAGGTGTAGTCGCGCTTCTTTGTGAAGTCGATGAACTGGTCGGTTATGACGATGTCGCCCGGTTTGTACTCCTCGCGGAGAGAGCCAACGGCCGTTA contains:
- a CDS encoding ADP-dependent ribose-1-phosphate kinase, with translation MKDLDVIGIGNLNYDIIMLVDHFPEFHEKVNAEKAFFGLGGAAGNTITWLAHMGLRTGFIGAVGNDEMGEVHIRYFRRIGVDTSRIRVVNEPSGIAVSIIHGEDKRIVKYPGANRFKILDREYIARARLIHLSSNPVETIREAVSMAKDVGTLVSVDIGEAELPKEVEERIDYLMMNEDEYRRKYGSLDLSICRAKNLVVTLNGGGALIRGEDGEEKEIRGLSAEVIDSTGAGDSFAAGVIYGVLKGWSLEESAKLGMLLAYFTVQKVGARSAVMPLEKIVEESKRLGLNLPFSMT
- a CDS encoding V-type ATP synthase subunit H; the protein is MEEIIKRIVDAEKEAEEKIERAKEEAKKIIEKAKEDARAIEEEILAKARAEGEKLVENARKEGEEEAKRILSEGEEEIENMKIKATQNFENAVAIALELVRGS
- a CDS encoding S-methyl-5'-thioadenosine phosphorylase, encoding MVKIGIIGGSGVYGVFEPKETVKVHTPYGRPSAPVEIGEIEGVEVAFIPRHGKHHEFPPHEVPYRANIWALHELGVERVIGITAVGSLREEYKPGDIVITDQFIDFTKKRDYTFYNGPRVAHVSMADPFCPEMRKIFYETAKELGFPVHEKGTYVCIEGPRFSTRAESFMFRQYAHIIGMTLVPEVNLARELGMCYVNIATVTDYDVWAEKPVDAQEVLKVMAENNYKVQELLKKAIPRIPEERKCGCADVLKSMFV
- a CDS encoding V-type ATP synthase subunit K (produces ATP from ADP in the presence of a proton gradient across the membrane; the K subunit is a nonenzymatic component which binds the dimeric form by interacting with the G and E subunits), producing the protein MDPIVYVSLGAALAAGLAGAASAFGVGVAGAAAAGAVAEDEKNFRNALILEGLPMTQSIYGLITLFLILMSAGIIGGGFKFADPNNMDNIVKSAILFGAGLTVGLTGFSAIPQGIIAGASIGAVAKNPKTFTQGIIFAAMAETMAIFGLVGALLMISTGVGL
- a CDS encoding V-type ATP synthase subunit I yields the protein MFRPAPMLKVEVISLERYRDRLLTYLHEAGVVEIREADIPIAQRDAPNEFYRRAASYSITMSRIAEFLKSHLPSGKGGIKDFLFPQMPKRREYTYEGIEKLIKDTEKFLSEVEPKVKEVETRMSSINTEIERIKDVIRTLERLSAFNLDVSYLRHSGMVEVLVGSIDRNRLSSLREELENATSGKIVMVPKEEGDTVLLAIAFLSRDYNKINPILAKHSFEKIDVPEGEGTPAELIRKYSEELGKKERELEEVHKLARELAVKYYEDVKFYLELVENERNKANVLGMLARTNMTFGLTGWVPKADAEKVREGILKVTDGKAYVNFREPAKEELDEIPIKLNNPGWARPFEMLTEMYGVPKYDEIDPTPLIAFTYSFFFGFMLTDFLYGLIVGIVAALLVKGHRKFNDGTYKFSYTLLWSSFFTMLMGALFGSYFGNALDVVGAALTGNPDFQMWRIADPLRDPMFVLILALAVGLAHLFVGYTLGFIVKWKNGDRKGALLDQLPWMLVILAIALFATGKNVPAFVSSAKVLFGTGLVLFAIGEIVNNGGLAALMIISDFFGFVGTWLSYARLMALALATGGIAMVINVLVQMIWGVKTLYIGPIIGVILFFGGQIFSTAINALGAFVHSLRLHYVEFFGTFYSGEGKPFEPFKSRREVSEVTLKVENA
- a CDS encoding amidohydrolase family protein, which translates into the protein MSILIRNGYVIYGEDFEIVKADVLIEGNSIAEVRKGINESADTVIDASGRVVSPGFINLHTHSPMGLLRGLADDLPLMDWLQNHIWPREAKLTPEYIKVGAYLGALEMIKTGTTTFLDMYFHMDAVAEAVLDSGLRGYLSYGMIDLGDPEKTEKEIKEALREMKSIEKLNSERVQFVFGPHAPYTCSIALLKEVRRLASEHNRLITIHVSETMAEIGQITERYGKSPVVLLDDIGFLGSDVIIAHGVWLDSRDIQILARNGVTVAHNPGSNMKLASGVMPLQKLINAGVNVGLGTDGAASNNNLDMLEEMKLAALLHKVHNLDPTVADAKTVFKMATLNGARALGIKAGIIKEGYLADLAIIDFNQPHLRPINNVISHLVYSANGNDVETTIVDGKILMLDREVLTLDEEKILDDAEKIVGKIG